One Prinia subflava isolate CZ2003 ecotype Zambia chromosome 9, Cam_Psub_1.2, whole genome shotgun sequence DNA segment encodes these proteins:
- the PDLIM1 gene encoding PDZ and LIM domain protein 1 isoform X4: MNLASEPQQRPTQFPRAFSMTYQPAGLNSPPAPARAATWAGGRPWPVGAMQAPVASVYDPLQSCELRRRHSTPSSPGQLRAGPEQLKHVAQVCPNSPVEVEVPGLKVLHVQFNSPLQLYSQSNIMDTLQGQISSVSPDFPSLDQHNQTPGNIAIDKQSEVYKMLQENQESNEPPRQSASFLVLQEILESEEKGDPTKPSGFRSVKAPTTKVASSIGNAQKLPMCDKCGSGIVGIFVKIRDKQRHPECYVCSDCGTNLKQKGHFFVEDQIYCEKHARERVTPPEGYEVVTVFPK; the protein is encoded by the exons CAGAGACCGACGCAGTTTCCGCGTGCGTTCAGCATGACATACCAGCCCGCTGGTCTGAACAG cccccctgcccctgcccgtGCGGCCACGTGGGCTGGCGGCCGCCCGTGGCCGGTGGGTGCGATGCAGGCTCCCGTCGCCTCGGTGTATgaccctctgcagagctgcgAGCTGCGGCGCAGGCACAGCACCCCCTCCAGCCCCGGCCAGCTCCGAGCCGGGCCTGAGCAGCTGAAGCACGTGGCCCAGGTCTGCCCCAACAGCCCTGTGGAAGTGGAGGTGCCGGGACTCAAAGTGCTGCACGTGCAGTTCAATTCTCCCCTGCAGCTCTATTCACAGAGCAACATCATGGACACCCTGCAGGGGCAGATCTCTTCTGTTAGCCCTGATTTCCCCAG TTTAGATCAGCATAACCAGACCCCAGGCAACATTGCCATAGATAAACAATCTGAGGTTTACAAGATGCTGCAGGAGAATCAAGAGTCAAACGAGCCACCCAGACAGTCTGCTTCGTTTCTTGTCTTGCAAGAGATCTTGGAGTCAGAGGAGAAAG GAGACCCTACCAAACCATCTGGATTTAGGAGCGTCAAAGCCCCTACCACAAAGGTGGCCTCATCGATTGGGAATGCCCAGAAGCTGCCCATGTGCGACAAGTGTGGATCTGGCATTGT AGGGATATTTGTGAAGATCCGGGACAAGCAGCGGCACCCCGAGTGCTACGTGTGCAGCGACTGTGGCACCAATCTCAAGCAGAAAGGACACTTCTTTGTGGAAGACCAAATCTACTGCGAGAAGCACGCGCGGGAACGGGTGACTCCCCCGGAGGGCTACGAGGTGGTCACCGTCTTCCCAAAGTAA